The stretch of DNA CCTCAATGCGAGCTCAAATCCAGACAATACGAGCATAAGAACCCCTTATCCTGCCGCTCCCTCTTCCCGGTCTTGCCGTATCAGGAGTGTGGTAAGGGATGTCCCCCCTATAAATATTCAAACGGAATCGCCCCGGACAAGCGCTCGGTGCAACAGGGTCTGCAGGATCGCGGAAGGATGCCCCGCTGTCGCCGCCCGCACTCCGCGAGAGGCAGAGGGCCCATTGCGTGCGATTCGGCGGAGCGGATGCGCCCGGGGGGTCCACCGCCATCGAAAAGGATGCGGAGAGAGCCCCGCTGTCAGTACCTTCCGCCCGCGATCGGGTGTTCCTCCCTCCACACGTCCACGGGGGAGATGGTGGCGTCGATGAGCAGGTCGAAGTCGAACGTCTTCAGCCAGCCCGCCTTTTCGAACATCTTCATGAAGCAGACCCCGACGAGCGAGGCCCCGTACTTGGCGATCGTGTCCGCCACCTGGTCCGCGGAGACGCCGGAGTTGGGCATGGAGAGCCCGCCCATCAGCACGATCACCCTGGGTCCCAGGGTCACGGAGTTCCGGCAGACCTGCATTCCCACGTCGGGGACCAGCTCCAGCCGGAACGCCCTATCCTCCTTCGTCAGCGGCACGAAGACCTGCTCGACGGGGAGTGCGCGGATGGCGAACCCCAGGAGCTCCACGAACGGGGTGCACGTACCCGGCACCCCGTAGTAGACGATCTGATCCCCCTCTTTGAGCCCGAGCCCCTCGATGAACGCCTTGAACGGGCGGAGGATTCCCGGTACGCTCTCAAACACCTCGTGCTTCTTCATGGTCAGTCCCTTCCGGTATTCACGCTCGATGCCTGAGCAGACACCGCTGACAGGTAATATCTGCGGAGGAGAATTTTAAAATTGCGGGAAATGGAGGGCCGGGCCGTTCTCCCCGGCAGACCGCCGCCCGTGCGCGCACAACGGCGATCGAGCGGGTACAAATGGCGACGGTTCTGCCCTGCAAATTGGCAGATGGAGGTTCAGAAATGCATTTATGGCTTATAATTATTCAATAATGCTTTAAAACCCAAAAATATAATATAGAAAAGTTTTAATAATATGATGCTGTAAAGACCTCCTAGGGACACGCCGCAGCGGACAGAGATGGCCTGGGCATGCGACGACTGTCCCTTGGCAAGTGGGGCAAATTGCCATACAGCACCTCAACCGACGCACAACCCCCTCTCAGCACGCCTCCTCCTCCACACGTACCCTCCTGAGGGGGGAAGAATATTTTTTGCGGGAAGGGCTCTCTCGATACCGGAATTTTTCCGCGGACCGGAGCGGTCCGCGCCCGAAAAGGGGGGACAGGTCGCCTTACTGCCGGTGAGATCAGGCGAGATAATCGTCCGGGCGGGGCATCTCCGCCTTCAAACCCTTGCGCTTGCGGATGCTCATCACGACATCCTTCACCAGGCTGGAGGGGACCAGCTCGAATCCGCCGAACTCCGTGCTCCACATCGCTCTCCCCTCGGTCGCCGAGCGGATGTCGCCCGCAAAGCCGAAGAGTTCGGCAACCGGCGCCTTGCCGATGACCGCGATGGAGTCCCCTTCGCTGACGATATCGAAGATCTGGCCGCGGCGCCCCTGGATCTGGGACGTCGCGTTGCCCATCTGGTCGGCGGGCACGTTGATCTGGATCTTCTGCACCGGCTCCATCAGGGAGTCGTTTGCCATCAGCATCCCCGCCTTGATCGCGGCACGCACCGCCGGGATCACCTGGGCGGGGCCGCGGTGGATCGCGTCCTCGTGCAGCTTGACGTCGACGAGGCGCACCTTGAGGTTCTGGACCGGTTCGTCGGCGAGCGGCCCGCCCGCAATCGCCTCGTGGAACCCCTCCAGTACCAGCTCCATCGTCTCGTTCAGGTACTGGATACCCTTCGTCATGTCGATGAAGATGTTCGTGCCCTGGATGTCCTTGACGCCCTTGGCCTCCTCCTTGTCCATGCCGGCCTGGATCAGGGCATTCCTCCGCTCCAGCTCCGGCATGGTCATGGACACGGCGCCGCTCTTGATCAGGTCCACGATGGCGTCCTCGAGCGGGCTGATCTCCAGGTAGAAGCGGTTGTGGCGGTTCGGGGACTTCCCCTCCACCGGGCCGGCCTTCTCCGTCACCGTCTCGCGGTAGACGACGATCGGCTCGGAGGTGACGATCTCCACGCCCTTGTCGCGCTTGATCCGCCCGGTGATGATCTCCAGGTGGAGCTCGCCCATGCCGCTGATCAGGTGCTCGCCGGTCTCCTCGTTGATCGAGACCTTCACGGTGGGATCCTCTTTGCCGACCTGGCGGAGCACCTCCACGAGCTTGGGGAGATCCTTCATGTTCTTCGCCTCGACGGCGACCGTCATGACCGGTTCGCTGTAGTGCTTGAGCGACTCAAACGGCGTCATCTCCATCAGGCTGGTGACCGTCGAGCCCACGATCGCGTCCCGCAGCCCGATAACGGCCGCGATGTTGCCGGCGGGGAGCTCCTCCACCTCGACCCGCTCCGGACCCATGAAGATGCCCACCTGCTGGATACGGTTCGCCTTGCCGGCGGTCCCCATCACGTAGAGCTCCATGCCGCGCTTCAGCCTGCCGGAGAAGAGCCTGCCCGTGGCGACCTCGCCGGCGTGGGGGTCGAAGCTGATGTCCGTCACCATCAGGGCGACGGGCCCGTTGGGGTCGCAGGCGAGCATCGCCCTGCCCTCCGGTGTCTCCTTGTCGCCGTGCCAGATCACGTGGATACGCCGTTTCTGCGCCTCGATGGGGTTCGGGAGGTGTTTGACGACCATGTCCAGGATGACTGCGTAGAGCGGGCTCTGCTTGGCGAGCCATTTCATGTCGTTCGCGCGGCACTTCTGGTAGACGTCTTTGAAGGAGACGCCGCTCTTCTTCATGAAGGGGACCGAGACCGCCCACTTGTAGAGTGCGGAGCCGAAGGCGACGGAGCCGTTCGCGGCGTCCAGCTTCCAGCCCTGGTTGTAGCGCTCCTCGTTGATCCCCTTGATCAGCTTGTTGACCTTGTCGATTACGCGACCCAGGCGGATCTGCATCTCCTGCTCGTCCACCTTGAGTTCGTTGATCAGGCGGTCGACCTTGTTGATGAAGAGCACCGGCCGCACCTGCTCCTTCAGGGCCTGGCGCAGCACAGTCTCGGTCTGGGGCATCGTGCCCTCGACGGCATCGACCACGACGACGGCGCCGTCGACCGCCCGCATCGCGCGTGTCACGTCGCCCCCGAAGTCCACGTGGCCGGGGGTATCGATCATGTTGATCAGGTACTCCTGACCCCCGTACTCGTGCACCATCGAGACGTTGCTCGCGTCGATGGTGATCCCGCGCGCCTGCTCCTCCTCGTCCGAGTCCATGAAGAGCTGCCGTCCGGCGAGCTCCTCGCTGATCATCCCCGCACCGGCGAGGAGGTTATCCGAGAGCGTGGTCTTGCCGTGATCGATATGCGCTACGATCCCGATGTTCCTGATCCGTTCGGGCTGACCCATGAGCTGGGTTACCCGATCTACCATCTTCTTTCCTCGTGCCATGCTGTAACTCCGAAAAAAGTATCCGCATTATCGGGAGGCCTTGGCGATGCGCTCCCGCTCTTCCTTCTTGGCGACCGAGTACGCCCTCGAGTCGCCGCGCGCCGCTGCAATCAATTCGTCTGCGAGGACCTCTGCGACATCCTTCTTGCTGTTCCGGGACCCGCTGTAGACCGCATCGGATATGAACCGGAGCGCCGTGTTGACCCGGCGGGTCGGCGCGGTGTCCACGGACTTGGGGACGTTGATCCCCCCGTACTTCAGGCGCACCGTCTCCTCGCGGGGTCCGGCGTTGGCGATCGCGTCCACGAGCACCTGCACCGGGTTCTTCTTGGTCCTCTGGTGGATGATCTCGAACGCGTCTTTCGTGATGCGGAGCGCCCGCTCCTTGGCGCCGGTGTTCATCTCGCTCTGCATCAGGCGGTTGATGAGACGCTCGACGATGAGCATCTCGGCTTTTGCGAACTGCTGACGGGTCAGCTTGCCCCCGGAGTGGGGGACGATCATGGACTGCAGGTTGATGTAGCGCTTGAGGCCCGGGTCCTTGATCTCGACCTCGCTCATGTCCCAGCGGTTGAAGAGCAGCCGGGGCGGACCCTGCTGCTCACCCTCTCTCCTCTCTCCGACTGCTTCGATTGCCTCTGCCATGCCGATCACCTGCGCGGCTTCTCCTTCCTCCCGATCACCAGCTCGCGGAGGCTGACGTTGTTCACGCTCGTGACGACGTAGCGGACGCCGGGAATGTCGCCCATGGAGCGTCCCAGCCGCCCGCCGATTCCGGCGATCTCGACCTCGTCGTGCTCGTCGATGAAGTTGATGGCGCCGTCACCGACCGCAAATGCCGTCACCTGGCGCCCGTTCTTGATCAGCTGGACGCGCACCGCCTTGCGGATGGCGGAGTTCGGCTGCTTGGCCTCGATGCCGATCTTCTCGAGCACGATCCCCCGCGCCTGCGGAGCGCCCTCCAGGGGATCGGCCTTCTCGTCGAGATGGAGCATGCGCCGTGCGAAGTTCTTGTTGCTCCAGCGGAACTTCTTGGAGTCCCTCTTGAGTTTCCTCGCTGCGAATTTACCCTGTCCCATATGGATAACCCTCGTTATTTTCGCAAAATGCGGACCTCTCATCGTTGCGATGCAGTGCCACGCGCGGAATGAATGTTTTGTATTGCGACAATTCTTCCGGTTGCTTATATCAATGAGACGTTCCTAATTATAATATTATACCTTGCGGAGTTTCTAGCGTGAAGACCCGGATCTACAAGGAAGTATCCTTCGACGCGACCCACCGCCTCCTCCACTACGAGGGGAAGTGCTACAACCTGCACGGGCACCGCTGGAGGGTCGAGGTCTGGATCGAGGGGGATGTCGACGAGGAGACCATGATCCTGGTCGACTATAATACGATCAAGGGGATCATCGAACGGTTCGACCACCAGGTGATCCTGAACGAGGAGGACCCGATGGTCCCCTGCATCCGGGCGTTCCAGGAGGTGGTGACCACCCCGGGGGACCCGACGAGCGAGCTCCTGGCGGGTGTCATGGTCGACCTTCTCAACCGCGAGTGCCGGTTGAACGGGAGCACCGCACAGGTGGTGCGGATCCGCGTGTGGGAGTCCCCCACCTGCTACGCCGAGATCTCCTATGCAGATCAGTGAGATATTCCGGAGCATCCAGGGCGAGGGGAGGGAGCAGGGCAGAATAACCACATTTATCCGCTCCGCCGGCTGCAACCTCCGCTGCCGCTGGTGCGACACCCGCTACGCCTGGGACGGCGGCACCGAGATGGATATACCCGGGATCCTGGAGCGGGTCGAGGCGCTGGGGTGCCGGCGGATATGCGTAACCGGCGGGGAGCCCCTGCTCCAGGACGATCTGCCGCTGCTGGTGGAAACGCTCTTTAAAGGGGGCTACGCTGTCGGGATCGAGACGAACGGCACGCTGGATTTTGCGCACCTGCAGCCGTACGCCGCGATCTGCATGGACGTGAAGTGCCCGTCCTCCGGCGAGGAGAGCGATCTCTCCCTGCTCGCGCGGATCACGGCGCGGGACAGCGTGAAGTTCGTCGTCGGCGGACGGGCGGATCTGGCGTACGCGGAGGGTGTCATCGCCCGGTACCCCATCGCGGGGGAGGTGTTCGTCTCCCCGGTCTTCGGGTCCGACTATGCGGAGATCGCGGCGTACATCCTGGAGCACGACCTGCCGGTGCGGCTCCAGCTCCAGCTGCACCGCATCATCGGGGTGCGGTAACAGGTAAAGATTACATCGTACTGCTCTGCATCCCCTATGAGATCTCAGGGATAGGACCCGCAGTCTCTCGGGATCGAACACCCATCGCCACCCATGCCGGGGAGTTCTCTCTCCTCGAGGGAGGGGCCCTCCTCTCCTACGTCCTGGAGGTGAAGACAATCCAGGGCAGTTCTCCGGACGCCCTCAAGAACCACTATCACGACCTCTTCACCACCACGAAGGCCCTGCACGCCATCGGTGGGCGGCCGGACACCATGACCTTCCTGCAAAGCCTTCCGCACCCCGAAGAACGACCTCCAGGTGCTGCCGCTCCCGGTGAAGAAGGAGTCCGCCCTGAAGGGACTATTGTTCGTGACCTTCCTCTCCCTGATCGTGCGGATGCGGCCGCTCAAACGGATGCAGGAGACCGGGCTGCTGGAGGAGTACCCCTTGGAAGGGATGCTGCGGGAACTGGCGAAGATCAAGAAGGTCCGGCTGGCCACCGGTGAGATCCTCCCCACGGAAGTATCGAAGCGGCAGCGGATGATCCTGGATGCATCGG from Methanomicrobiales archaeon encodes:
- a CDS encoding 6-carboxytetrahydropterin synthase → MKTRIYKEVSFDATHRLLHYEGKCYNLHGHRWRVEVWIEGDVDEETMILVDYNTIKGIIERFDHQVILNEEDPMVPCIRAFQEVVTTPGDPTSELLAGVMVDLLNRECRLNGSTAQVVRIRVWESPTCYAEISYADQ
- a CDS encoding 30S ribosomal protein S7 — its product is MAEAIEAVGERREGEQQGPPRLLFNRWDMSEVEIKDPGLKRYINLQSMIVPHSGGKLTRQQFAKAEMLIVERLINRLMQSEMNTGAKERALRITKDAFEIIHQRTKKNPVQVLVDAIANAGPREETVRLKYGGINVPKSVDTAPTRRVNTALRFISDAVYSGSRNSKKDVAEVLADELIAAARGDSRAYSVAKKEERERIAKASR
- a CDS encoding radical SAM protein; protein product: MQISEIFRSIQGEGREQGRITTFIRSAGCNLRCRWCDTRYAWDGGTEMDIPGILERVEALGCRRICVTGGEPLLQDDLPLLVETLFKGGYAVGIETNGTLDFAHLQPYAAICMDVKCPSSGEESDLSLLARITARDSVKFVVGGRADLAYAEGVIARYPIAGEVFVSPVFGSDYAEIAAYILEHDLPVRLQLQLHRIIGVR
- a CDS encoding 30S ribosomal protein S12, producing MGQGKFAARKLKRDSKKFRWSNKNFARRMLHLDEKADPLEGAPQARGIVLEKIGIEAKQPNSAIRKAVRVQLIKNGRQVTAFAVGDGAINFIDEHDEVEIAGIGGRLGRSMGDIPGVRYVVTSVNNVSLRELVIGRKEKPRR
- a CDS encoding DUF2124 domain-containing protein, with protein sequence MKKHEVFESVPGILRPFKAFIEGLGLKEGDQIVYYGVPGTCTPFVELLGFAIRALPVEQVFVPLTKEDRAFRLELVPDVGMQVCRNSVTLGPRVIVLMGGLSMPNSGVSADQVADTIAKYGASLVGVCFMKMFEKAGWLKTFDFDLLIDATISPVDVWREEHPIAGGRY
- a CDS encoding elongation factor EF-2 translates to MARGKKMVDRVTQLMGQPERIRNIGIVAHIDHGKTTLSDNLLAGAGMISEELAGRQLFMDSDEEEQARGITIDASNVSMVHEYGGQEYLINMIDTPGHVDFGGDVTRAMRAVDGAVVVVDAVEGTMPQTETVLRQALKEQVRPVLFINKVDRLINELKVDEQEMQIRLGRVIDKVNKLIKGINEERYNQGWKLDAANGSVAFGSALYKWAVSVPFMKKSGVSFKDVYQKCRANDMKWLAKQSPLYAVILDMVVKHLPNPIEAQKRRIHVIWHGDKETPEGRAMLACDPNGPVALMVTDISFDPHAGEVATGRLFSGRLKRGMELYVMGTAGKANRIQQVGIFMGPERVEVEELPAGNIAAVIGLRDAIVGSTVTSLMEMTPFESLKHYSEPVMTVAVEAKNMKDLPKLVEVLRQVGKEDPTVKVSINEETGEHLISGMGELHLEIITGRIKRDKGVEIVTSEPIVVYRETVTEKAGPVEGKSPNRHNRFYLEISPLEDAIVDLIKSGAVSMTMPELERRNALIQAGMDKEEAKGVKDIQGTNIFIDMTKGIQYLNETMELVLEGFHEAIAGGPLADEPVQNLKVRLVDVKLHEDAIHRGPAQVIPAVRAAIKAGMLMANDSLMEPVQKIQINVPADQMGNATSQIQGRRGQIFDIVSEGDSIAVIGKAPVAELFGFAGDIRSATEGRAMWSTEFGGFELVPSSLVKDVVMSIRKRKGLKAEMPRPDDYLA